The Acanthochromis polyacanthus isolate Apoly-LR-REF ecotype Palm Island chromosome 2, KAUST_Apoly_ChrSc, whole genome shotgun sequence genome contains a region encoding:
- the marveld3 gene encoding MARVEL domain-containing protein 3 isoform X1, which translates to MAIIFLWIREKMPERGRHHQRSDAEYKSRDKHYSHSGEDSPYDSRDRDQRPRYVDDRGSAGDRRAKENRQRDMTTASHREPPVYRDHDSEGPSRLSRETPVYHSEREYYEQPQKPALYTFRYILTSRGLCQLMELFVNLLIVICAGVPYSNNGGYRDLASLGGIYYYHFGGANAFTGADADRVKELDRLFHQLKRPPYVFTMACGGVLMIYACAMLALGIFRVPYRFPPVLLGEALVNFLIGLGYIPALAFYFIKLQETYNNPICKEREEMYKSKGHKGFECQYHGADIAGGLFGVLGVFVFIFGAVLAVRAFRSVRERKKQEVRSEDNF; encoded by the exons ATGGCCATAATCTTCTTATGGATCAGAGAGAAGATGCCAGAGAGGGGAAGACACCACCAGAGGAGCGATGCAGAGTACAAGAGCAGGGACAAACACTATTCACACAGCGGAGAGGACTCTCCGTACGACAGCCGAGACCGCGACCAAAGGCCAAGATACGTGGACGACAGGGGCTCTGCTGGTGACAGGAGGGCAAAggaaaacagacagagggacatgACAACTGCCTCTCACAGGGAGCCACCTGTTTACAGAGACCATGACAGTGAAGGACCCTCAAGACT ATCCAGAGAGACTCCAGTGTATCACTCTGAAAGGGAGTATTATGAGCAACCACAGAAACCAGCTCTGTATACTTTCAGATACATCCTAACCAGTAGAG GTCTCTGCCAGCTTATGGAGCTTTTTGTGAATCTTCTTATTGTAATCTGTGCCGGAGTGCCGTACAGCAACAACGGCGGTTACCGTGACCTGGCCAGCCTCGGGGGGATCTACTATTATCACTTCGGTGGAGCCAACGCCTTCACCGGAGCAGATGCAGACAGGGTGAAGGAGCTCGACCGGCTTTTCCATCAGCTCAAGAGGCCTCCGTACGTCTTCACCATGGCTTGCGGTGGGGTTCTGATGATCTACGCCTGTGCCATGCTCGCTCTGGGGATTTTCAGGGTCCCTTACCGCTTTCCTCCTGTGCTGCTGGGGGAAGCTCTGGTGAATTTCCTCATCGGCCTGGGCTACATTCCTGCGCTGGCCTTCTACTTCATCAAACTGCAGGAAACGTACAACAATCCCATCtgtaaagagagagaggagatgtATAAGAGCAAAGGGCACAAAGGCTTTGAGTGCCAGTACCACGGCGCAGATATCGCAGGAGGACTGTTTGGGGTGCTGGGggtgtttgttttcatctttgGAGCAGTGTTAGCAGTCAGAGCCTTCAGGTCAGTGCGAGAACGAAAGAAGCAAGAAGTAAGAAGTGAAGACAATTTTTAA
- the marveld3 gene encoding MARVEL domain-containing protein 3 isoform X2, producing the protein MPERGRHHQRSDAEYKSRDKHYSHSGEDSPYDSRDRDQRPRYVDDRGSAGDRRAKENRQRDMTTASHREPPVYRDHDSEGPSRLSRETPVYHSEREYYEQPQKPALYTFRYILTSRGLCQLMELFVNLLIVICAGVPYSNNGGYRDLASLGGIYYYHFGGANAFTGADADRVKELDRLFHQLKRPPYVFTMACGGVLMIYACAMLALGIFRVPYRFPPVLLGEALVNFLIGLGYIPALAFYFIKLQETYNNPICKEREEMYKSKGHKGFECQYHGADIAGGLFGVLGVFVFIFGAVLAVRAFRSVRERKKQEVRSEDNF; encoded by the exons ATGCCAGAGAGGGGAAGACACCACCAGAGGAGCGATGCAGAGTACAAGAGCAGGGACAAACACTATTCACACAGCGGAGAGGACTCTCCGTACGACAGCCGAGACCGCGACCAAAGGCCAAGATACGTGGACGACAGGGGCTCTGCTGGTGACAGGAGGGCAAAggaaaacagacagagggacatgACAACTGCCTCTCACAGGGAGCCACCTGTTTACAGAGACCATGACAGTGAAGGACCCTCAAGACT ATCCAGAGAGACTCCAGTGTATCACTCTGAAAGGGAGTATTATGAGCAACCACAGAAACCAGCTCTGTATACTTTCAGATACATCCTAACCAGTAGAG GTCTCTGCCAGCTTATGGAGCTTTTTGTGAATCTTCTTATTGTAATCTGTGCCGGAGTGCCGTACAGCAACAACGGCGGTTACCGTGACCTGGCCAGCCTCGGGGGGATCTACTATTATCACTTCGGTGGAGCCAACGCCTTCACCGGAGCAGATGCAGACAGGGTGAAGGAGCTCGACCGGCTTTTCCATCAGCTCAAGAGGCCTCCGTACGTCTTCACCATGGCTTGCGGTGGGGTTCTGATGATCTACGCCTGTGCCATGCTCGCTCTGGGGATTTTCAGGGTCCCTTACCGCTTTCCTCCTGTGCTGCTGGGGGAAGCTCTGGTGAATTTCCTCATCGGCCTGGGCTACATTCCTGCGCTGGCCTTCTACTTCATCAAACTGCAGGAAACGTACAACAATCCCATCtgtaaagagagagaggagatgtATAAGAGCAAAGGGCACAAAGGCTTTGAGTGCCAGTACCACGGCGCAGATATCGCAGGAGGACTGTTTGGGGTGCTGGGggtgtttgttttcatctttgGAGCAGTGTTAGCAGTCAGAGCCTTCAGGTCAGTGCGAGAACGAAAGAAGCAAGAAGTAAGAAGTGAAGACAATTTTTAA